In Oncorhynchus clarkii lewisi isolate Uvic-CL-2024 chromosome 2, UVic_Ocla_1.0, whole genome shotgun sequence, one DNA window encodes the following:
- the LOC139370963 gene encoding uncharacterized protein, which yields MSNADRVVLALGGAGTVGSGIVKALLDKGFKVAVISRDNSRLEKLRGFVSPSVRDNLTTLVGNVGSEEGAEVVKHALLKSVGKVTDIVSSLGFSWWQGGPPHTQTLKELHWVIETLLFSTFVSWKVFFPLVRDDPNCTYTFITGGAGEKLLMPGTGFLTVGAASTLAFCQVLREEYPEVPCKLNQVKINTGVAPPERMAPGYLNHLDLGEAVATLVERKNTTHTVFPVNSPADLKKVILGGNL from the exons ATGTCAAACGCGGACAGAGTTGTGTTAGCTCTCGGTGGAGCAGGAACAGTGGGCTCTGGAATAGTTAAAGCACTCCTCGACAAAG GTTTCAAGGTGGCTGTCATCTCCAGAGACAACAGCAGATTAGAGAAGCTCAGGGGGTTTGTTTCGCCCTCCGTCCGAGACAACCTCACTACCCTAGTCGGGAATGTTG GTTCAGAGGAGGGGGCAGAGGTGGTCAAGCATGCCCTTCTGAAGTCTGTTGGCAAGGTGACAGACATTGTGTCATCTCTGGGATTCAGCTGGTGGCAGGGTGGGCCACCACATACCCAGACTCTGAAAGAACTACACTGG GTGATTGAGACATTGCTGTTTAGCACCTTTGTATCATGGAAGGTCTTCTTTCCGCTGGTGAGAGACGACCCCAACTGCACCTACACCTTTATCACAG GTGGTGCTGGAGAGAAGCTGTTGATGCCAGGTACAGGGTTCCTGACTGTTGGCGCCGCCAGCACCCTGGCATTCTGTCAGGTACTACGAGAGGAGTACCCAGAAGTGCCCTGCAAACTCAACCAG GTAAAGATCAACACAGGTGTGGCCCCTCCAGAGCGCATGGCTCCTGGTTACCTGAACCACCTGGACCTTGGTGAGGCTGTGGCCACGTTGGTGGAGAGAAAGAACACCACCCACACAGTGTTCCCTGTCAACTCCCCGGCAGACTTAAAAAAAGTCATTCTCGGGGGTAACCTTTAA
- the LOC139381834 gene encoding peptide deformylase, mitochondrial-like — MNITVCSSALLTRAYRMCISKAPRPHSTGSIGWVVPVCMAPNRSYSTNIKVRSYLQYMKRKIKPPPSPPYPHICQVGEPVLRAKAAAVDPGAVQGPEVQEVIHSMVKVMRKFECVGLSAPQVGVPLRILALEFPERMLEDSLPAAREARGLTTVPLRIFINPQLRVLDGRTVLFQEACESISGFSATVPRYLSVEVSGLNEKAEPVTWQVSGWPARILQHEMDHLDGVLYIDRMDSKTFINVNWAAKNE, encoded by the exons ATGAATATAACTGTGTGCTCTTCAGCGCTGTTGACTCGTGCTTACAGAATGTGTATTTCAAAAGCCCCACGGCCCCATTCCACTGGATCCATTGGCTGGGTAGTCCCTGTCTGCATGGCCCCCAACCGGTCTTATTCTACAAACATCAAGGTTCGttcctacctacagtacatgaagCGGAAGATCAAGCCCCCACCAAGTCCTCCATACCCCCATATCTGCCAAGTGGGTGAACCGGTGCTGCGAGCCAAGGCTGCAGCGGTGGACCCTGGGGCAGTACAGGGTCCGGAGGTTCAGGAGGTGATCCACAGCATGGTAAAGGTGATGCGGAAATTTGAATGTGTGGGACTGAGTGCACCTCAAGTTGGAGTGCCACTTCGTATCTTAGCTCTGGAGTTCCCAGAGCGCATGTTGGAGGACAGCTTGCCTGCTGCACGTGAAGCCCGCGGTCTGACCACTGTGCCTCTGCGGATCTTTATCAACCCACAGCTGCGAGTCCTAGATGGACGCACAGTTCTGTTCCAGGAAGCCTGTGAGAGCATCTCGGGGTTCTCGGCCACTGTTCCACGCTACCTCTCTGTGGAAGTCTCAG GCTTGAATGAGAAGGCAGAGCCTGTGACCTGGCAAGTGAGCGGCTGGCCCGCACGCATCCTACAGCATGAGATGGATCACTTGGATGGAGTCCTATACATTGACCGCATGGACAGTAAAACATTCATTAACGTGAACTGGGCAGCAAAGAATGAGTAG